The Anaerotignum propionicum DSM 1682 sequence TTCCGTTTAAATAGCGAATGCTGCTTTTAAAGTCATCCAACTGATTTTGAATGTACATTTTCCGATAGAGGGGCAGGCGGCTTTCTACCAGCTCTTTATACTCATCAAAATTATGTTTTAAAGAATTTGGGATACTTCCATGGGTAATCAATCCGTCAAAGGTTTCATTGATGGACGTATTCCCTGTGATAATGCCTTCCTTAATGCCGTAATATCGTTTGAAATCGGTAAGCAGTTCCTCCCTGTCTATCAGTTCACCACTACTAATGCGACTTTCGTTGCGATAATACACTTCTGAAAGTATAACCTCATCCAGTGCCTGGGCAAAGCTGTTTTTAAACTCATAGGTATCATAAACAGAATGTGCTTCGATAATATCCCTATTCCAGTGCTTTGAAATATTTGCTGTTATAATCCCACAAAAAAAGTTGGCCATGGCACAAATAAAAAGGAGAGCTATCCCTGCTATTTTCCATTTTCTTTGGTAGCTTCTATATTTTTTCAATTTTGTATCCAATGCCCCACACCACCTTTAGATATCTAGGCTCCTTCGGATTGATTTCGATTTTCTCTCTGATGCGGCGGATGTGTACTGAAACTGTATTTTCCGGGGCAAAAGATAACTCATTCCAAACCCTTTCATAGATTTGATCAATAGAAAACACTTTTCCAGCATTCTCCATTAACAACTGTAGAATGCCATATTCTGTTGCTGTAAGCTTAATAGGTTCTCCGCTGACACGAACCTCCTTCGCATCCTTATCCAACTCAAGCTCTCCAATTTTTATTACATTACTTTTCTCCGCAATACTGCCAAGGGCGGTATATCGACGCATCTGGCTTTTCACCCTTGCCAAAAGCTCTAGTGGGTTGAAGGGCTTTGTTATATAATCGTCTGCACCAAAGTTAAGCCCCAAAATTTTGTCTGTATCCTCAGATTTAGCTGACAAAATAATAATAGGAATATTTAAGGTTTCCCGAATTTTAACCGTAGTATTTAAACCATCCAGCTTTGGCATCATGATATCCAGCAAAATCAAATGTATCTCATTTTCCTCCAACGCCTTTAAAGCCTCTAAACCATTATAAGCTTTAATGATATGATACCCTTCCTGTTTCAAATAAATTTCTATTGCATCAACAATTGCTTTGTCATCATCACAAACCAAAATATTAAATTTATCCATCAGTAAATCCCCCCTATGTTCGCAAATTATTACTATTTTATCATAACAGGATAGTTTTACAAAATAAAACAAACTTCCTTACAGAATTCTTAATATTCTTTTTATTCTATCCGAATCCAAACAGAAAAGAAATATAAATTTTTTGTCAAATTTCTAAAAAAAATGATTGACATTTTTTTTATTTTCATATATACTAAATTTCGTTGCGGGTCACTAGCTCAGTTGGTAGAGCACTGGACTTTTAATCCAGGTGTCCCGGGTTCGAGCCCCGGGTGACTCATTTTTTATTGGTAGAAGAATTGATAAGTTTCTTCTACCTCACTATGGCTTTATTCCATAACGCATAACAACTGAAAAGCCCTATTGTAAGGAAATACCTTGCAGTGGGGATTTTTTTATGAAGTTACACCAAAAGAGCAATTTTTATTTGCGCCAATCTCCTTATCATACAATCCTTTTGTTTTAAGGAATCGCTCCGTTTTGAATGTACAAAAACATTGTCATAGCAAATCCACACTGCTATAATAAAAATGAACCATTTTTTAATCACAGCGCAAAGAAATGTCTTTTTTTTACATAAATAGGGCATTTATTCATTTGCATTTAGGAGGATACTATTGATACGAAATATAATTCAAGAGTACAAAGAAATATTTTTATATTCCCTGATTGCCCTATTCGTCGGAATCATCATCGGTGGTATTGATGCACTCTTTGGGAAAGTGTTGCTGAAAATTACCCAATTCAGAGGCGAGCATGCTATCCTTTTGGTTCCCTTTTTGCCCATTGCAGGCCTGAGTATCACATTTTTATACAGTTATTTCAGTAAAGAAAGCATAAAAGGTATGACCCTTGTGTTTCAGACCGGCCATGGTGACAAAGAACGTATTCCAAAAATGCTTGTTCCTTTAATCATATTTACCACATGGATTACCCATCTATTTGGCGGGAGCGCAGGGCGGGAAGGCGTTGCTGTACAGCTAGGCGCCACAGTTGCTCATACCATTGCCAGAAAGCTAATATTTTTAAACAATCCTCGCATTCTGTTGGTAATCGGCATGGCTGCGGGTTTTGCCGGTCTATTTCAAACACCAATCGCTGCAACTTTTTTTGCTTTGGAGGTACTTGTATCCGGTGTATTTTTATATGAAGCCTTGCTTCCTGCGTTGGTTGCATCTTATACAGCAAGCATGACCTCTCATTTATTGGGCCTAGAAAAATTCTCTATTGACCTTCCAAATACACTAACCTTTTCATCTGAACTTTTATTTAAGCTTGTCCTTTTGGGAATCATATTTGGAGTGGTGGGAGGTATTTTTGCTCTTTTGTTAAACCTTTGCAAAAATAAATTAACTATCCTTATTGAGAATCCTATGAAAAGAATCTTTATGGGGGGTTGTATTTTATCTCTGCTGTTTTTGCTGCTGCATAGCGGCAGATATTGTGGCCTAGGTACCAACCTAATCCAGTTTAGCCTTATGGGTGAACAAATATATCAATACGATTGGCTTCTTAAGCTTTTATTGACTGTTTTGACCCTATCCGTGGGTTTTCAGGGCGGTGAAGTTACTCCTCTATTTTCTATCGGTGCAAGCCTAGGTATGGTATTAGGAAGCCTCTTGGGCCTACCTGTTACTCTTGTTGCTGCCCTTGGCTATTCCGCAGTTTTCGGCAGCGCAACCAATACATTATTAGCACCCATTCTGATTGGTGCGGAGGTGTTTGGATCCCAAAATACAATTTATTTCATCATTGTTTGCGCCTTTGCCTTCATCTTTAATGGGAATAAAACAATTTATACCGCACAAAAAAGATTCAACTTTTTTACTAACGAAAATATTAAATTATGATCCCACTTCAAAGTCAAACTTTAAAATTTTTGTCCTCCAAATGATACTTATTTTAAGATTGTTTTTGTTTAGTAGCATTTTCATTCTAATTTTGCTTGCCTTTTATAAGGAAACCTTTTCTGCACTTGAAAAGATACACTATTTTTGATATACTTTAATTTATAATATTTTTGGAGGTGTACCATGGAAAGTCAGAGCTTTTCATTATCAGATCATGACAGAGCGATCTTATATTCATATGTAAATGTAGCAGAAGGTGTTGCTGAATTCTTAGGAAACTTTTGTGAAGTGGTTATACATAATCTTGAAAACATGGATCATTCCGTTATGCATATCATTAACGGTCACCTATCCGGCAGGCAGGTTGGCGCTTCTATTTCTGAAGTTACATTATCGTTTCTCAACCGTATGATGGCAGAACCAAACCTAAATCATCTTTATTATTTCGCAAAAAATAAACGAGGCGAAACCTTTAAATCCTCAATCTCAGCTATTATGGGAGAAAAAGAGAATATTATTGGGTTACTGTGTATCAATATGTATTTATCATCACCTATCTCCGATTTGGTACATTTTATGACGCCATCCGAAAGTACAAAACAGGAAAATATTTCAGAGACCTTTGTCGAAAATACAGTAGAACTGATGCTTCACGCTCTGGAAGAAGCAAAAAAAGCAGTCTATAGTAATCTCTCTATTTCCTCTTCAAATAAAAATAAAGAAATCGTTTCTACTTTATATCAAAAGGGTATTTTTAACTTAAAAGATTCTGTTGTAACCATTGCAGATCATTTGGGTATTTCTAAAAACACCGTTTACATGCATATTCGTAATATGAATAAATAAGCATCAAAAAGTAAGAAATAAAAAAGCAGTCTTTTCCTTTGGTGACAAACAGGAAATGGCTGCTTTCTTCATTTTTATAGCTTTACAACTTCTTTTTGAAACTCATTATTTAAAATCTGACCAATAGCGGAATAAATTGCACTACTGCCACAGAAAATCCCCTCATATCCGGCTATCATTTTGATAAAATGACTGCCTGTAAAATCACCTAACGCCAATAAAAAGAATAATACCGTCAAAGAACCAAATACAACCCTTGAAGCCATATTATGCTTTAAGGTACCAATAAACATGCCCAGTGTAAAAATGCCCCACAGTAGCAGATAAAAAGCCATAGAGAGCTCATCTGCACTCTGTACACTGCCTTGAGGAATCGCAGAAGGCAAGAGCCAAATTCCAACCAAAGACCACCAAAAGGTTCCATATGCAGTAAATGCTGTTGCGCCAAAGGTATTGCCCGCCTTAAACTCCATAATGCCTGCCACAACTTGCGCAAAGCCGCCCAAGAAAAGACCCATGCTGATAATGACTGCCGATAATGATATAATGCCTGCGTTATGTAAATTCAATAAAATTGTGGTCATACCAAAGCCTAGAAGACCAAGGGGCGCCGGGTTTGCAACAGTACTTGCGTGGTTACTCATAAAAAATTTCCTCCTAAAATATTGACTTTATATTCAGTTTCTTTCAATTCCTGCAATTATCTCACCAGACTTTTCATCAGACAAATCAAAAGCTCAAAAATACTAGAGGTATTTCAGAGTTCTTTTTGCGAAGGCTGAGGAAATAATGGAGTCAGATAGACAAGGAATCAGTGGCAAATTTGTGGCTGTTGACCTTAATATACGACCATAAAAAAGGCATGTCCGGTGATTTAAACCTCGATGCCATTTTCTTTTAAAAATTTCATATCCTTTTGGTTCAAATCAGCTGTCTTTAATAAATCCGGTCGCTTTTGAGCAGTACGAAGAAGAGACTGCTCCCTGCGCCATCTCTCAACATTACCATGGTGTCCACTTAAAAGCACCTGAGGCACCTCATGCTCCATAAAAACAGGAGGACGAGTATATTGGGGGTATTCCAAAAGCCCTTGAGAAAAGCTCTCATCCTCAAAGGAAGCCTCTTTTCCAAGAACGCCGGGCATCAGACGGGAAACGGCATCAATCATAGTAATTGCCGCTAGTTCTCCTCCTGTAAGAACAAAATCTCCCAAGGAAATTTCATCTGTAACAATTTCTTCAATCACTCGTTCATCTACGCCCTCATAATGTCCACACAAAAATATAAGGCTTTCCTCCTGTGCCAATTCCTCCGCCACACGCTGGGTAAAAGGTCTACCCTGAGGCGACATATAAAGAACACGGGTCTTGTTTCCTGCCTTTGGCATAACACTTTGATAGGCATCAAAAATAGGCTGGGGCTGCATAACCATGCCGGCTCCCCCGCCATAGGGATAATCATCTACCTGCAAATGCTTACTTTTGGAAAAATCCCTAATATTTATGGATTCAACAGTAATTAACCCATCCCTTTGGGCTCGTCCCAAAATACTATGGGATAGTGTCTCCTGAACCATTTCGGGAAATAGTGTTAAAACAAAGAACTGCTTCATTACCTCAACCCTTCCAGAAGTGCCACTGTCATAATACCTGCTTCCAAATCTACTTTCTTAATACAATCTTTGATAGCAGGAATCAAAAGCTCTTTATCCTCGGGACTTTTTTGTACTCCATAAACATCGTTGGCACCGGTTACATAGATTTTTGTCAGTTCACCCAATGCTTCCCCATCTTCTGTTATAACCTTTAATCCATACAAATCTCTGGTGTAATATTCATCCTCTTCCAAGGGAATCGCCGCAGAATCTGGAATGATAATTGTTCCGTTTTTGTAAAGCTCCGCCACATTTATATCAGTAATTTCTTTTACAGTAAGCAAAACAAATTGCTTATGGTATGCCACCTTTTGTATATGAAAGATTTCTCTCTTTCCCCTGATTTCCACAATAATTTCTTTTAATCGTTCAAATCTGGTAGGATCCTGTGTTGTAGGAAACACGCGCATTGTTCCTCGTATCCCATGGGTACCCGTAATTTTTCCAATCTCAAAATACTGTTCCATACACACCTCAAAAATTTATGAATTCTTCATACAAAAACAGGCAGGATGCAAGCACCTTGCCATATAACAACATTTTAAACTCCTCGTTTGAAAACCGTGCTTTTTCAAAGGGTGTCGACTACGTCGACACCCTTATAATACCCAAAATATGGGTAAACATTTCATTGAATGATTTCAACGATAATTTTTTTATCTTCGTGAACGCCGGATGCCTTCACCAATGTACGAATTGCTTTGGCAATCCTTCCTTGTTTACCGATAACCTTACCCATATCTTCAGGAGCAACCTTCAATTCCAGCACCAAAGTACGTTCATTTTCAGTTTCGGTTACCTGAACCTTATCCGGATAATCCACAAGATTTTTTGCAATGACCTCTAATAGTTCTTTCATAGTCAAGCCTCCCGCCTTCGGATTATTCGCCGATTACGCCAGCTTTTTTCAACAGAGCCTTTGCAGTTTCGGAAGGCTGTGCACCGTTTGTAAGCCACTTATTAGCTGCTTCTGCATCAACTTTCAGAACAACGGGTTCCTTTGTAGGATCATAGTAACCGATCTCTTCGATAGATTTACCGTTTCTGGATGTTCTGGAATCCGCAACAACGATTCTATAGAAAGGAGCTTTTTTTGCACCCAATCTTTTCAATCTGATTCTTACTGCCATATCATTTCACCTCCTAAAAAATTAAACTAAATTTATCGGAAAAAAGGAAGTTTTCCTTTTTTGCCTTTTTGCATATTGTTCATCTGCTTCATCATTTTTTTCATTTCTTCAAACTGTTTCAACAGACGATTCACATCGGCAATAGTTCTGCCGCAGCCATTGGCAATGCGCTTTTTTCTTGGGCCATTGAGAATGGATGGATTGGAACGCTCCTCTTTGGTCATGGATTGTATAATGGCTTCTACCTTCACCATTTCTTTGGCAGGGTCAACCCCCTCCATGGCCTTTTCAAGGTTCAGTCCGTTCATCCCGGGAATCATTCCCATTAAATCCTTCAGCGGACCCATTTTCTTAATTTGCTGCATTTGAGAAAGGAAGTCTTCCAAAGTAAACTCATTGGAGCGCATTTTCTTTTGCATCTCCATTGCTTCCTGCTCATCGATATTTTGCTGTACCTTGTCAATCAGGGAAAGAACATCGCCCATCCCCAAAATTCTGGAAGCCATGCGGTCGGGATAAAAAGGCTCAAGATCCTCCATTTTTTCACCCATACCGATATATTTAATTGGTTTGTTGGTAACACTTCTGACAGAAAGTGCGGCACCGCCTCTGGCATCGCCATCAAGCTTCGTCATAATAATACCATCAACACCCAATTGGCTGTCAAAACTACCCGCTACGGTTACGGCATCCTGCCCAGTCATAGCGTCAACCACCAAAAGAACCTCTTGTGGTCTTACTGTGGCTTTGATATCCAACAGCTCCTGCATCAACTCTTCATTGATATGCAAACGACCTGCGGTATCTATCAAAACTACATCATGGTGCTGCTCTGCGGCATATTCCAGAGCTTTCTTGGAAATCTCCACAGGGCTAACCTCGGTACCCATTTCA is a genomic window containing:
- a CDS encoding response regulator transcription factor; translated protein: MDKFNILVCDDDKAIVDAIEIYLKQEGYHIIKAYNGLEALKALEENEIHLILLDIMMPKLDGLNTTVKIRETLNIPIIILSAKSEDTDKILGLNFGADDYITKPFNPLELLARVKSQMRRYTALGSIAEKSNVIKIGELELDKDAKEVRVSGEPIKLTATEYGILQLLMENAGKVFSIDQIYERVWNELSFAPENTVSVHIRRIREKIEINPKEPRYLKVVWGIGYKIEKI
- a CDS encoding chloride channel protein, producing the protein MIRNIIQEYKEIFLYSLIALFVGIIIGGIDALFGKVLLKITQFRGEHAILLVPFLPIAGLSITFLYSYFSKESIKGMTLVFQTGHGDKERIPKMLVPLIIFTTWITHLFGGSAGREGVAVQLGATVAHTIARKLIFLNNPRILLVIGMAAGFAGLFQTPIAATFFALEVLVSGVFLYEALLPALVASYTASMTSHLLGLEKFSIDLPNTLTFSSELLFKLVLLGIIFGVVGGIFALLLNLCKNKLTILIENPMKRIFMGGCILSLLFLLLHSGRYCGLGTNLIQFSLMGEQIYQYDWLLKLLLTVLTLSVGFQGGEVTPLFSIGASLGMVLGSLLGLPVTLVAALGYSAVFGSATNTLLAPILIGAEVFGSQNTIYFIIVCAFAFIFNGNKTIYTAQKRFNFFTNENIKL
- a CDS encoding helix-turn-helix transcriptional regulator encodes the protein MESQSFSLSDHDRAILYSYVNVAEGVAEFLGNFCEVVIHNLENMDHSVMHIINGHLSGRQVGASISEVTLSFLNRMMAEPNLNHLYYFAKNKRGETFKSSISAIMGEKENIIGLLCINMYLSSPISDLVHFMTPSESTKQENISETFVENTVELMLHALEEAKKAVYSNLSISSSNKNKEIVSTLYQKGIFNLKDSVVTIADHLGISKNTVYMHIRNMNK
- a CDS encoding acetate uptake transporter produces the protein MSNHASTVANPAPLGLLGFGMTTILLNLHNAGIISLSAVIISMGLFLGGFAQVVAGIMEFKAGNTFGATAFTAYGTFWWSLVGIWLLPSAIPQGSVQSADELSMAFYLLLWGIFTLGMFIGTLKHNMASRVVFGSLTVLFFLLALGDFTGSHFIKMIAGYEGIFCGSSAIYSAIGQILNNEFQKEVVKL
- the trmD gene encoding tRNA (guanosine(37)-N1)-methyltransferase TrmD, which encodes MKQFFVLTLFPEMVQETLSHSILGRAQRDGLITVESINIRDFSKSKHLQVDDYPYGGGAGMVMQPQPIFDAYQSVMPKAGNKTRVLYMSPQGRPFTQRVAEELAQEESLIFLCGHYEGVDERVIEEIVTDEISLGDFVLTGGELAAITMIDAVSRLMPGVLGKEASFEDESFSQGLLEYPQYTRPPVFMEHEVPQVLLSGHHGNVERWRREQSLLRTAQKRPDLLKTADLNQKDMKFLKENGIEV
- the rimM gene encoding ribosome maturation factor RimM (Essential for efficient processing of 16S rRNA), translated to MEQYFEIGKITGTHGIRGTMRVFPTTQDPTRFERLKEIIVEIRGKREIFHIQKVAYHKQFVLLTVKEITDINVAELYKNGTIIIPDSAAIPLEEDEYYTRDLYGLKVITEDGEALGELTKIYVTGANDVYGVQKSPEDKELLIPAIKDCIKKVDLEAGIMTVALLEGLR
- a CDS encoding KH domain-containing protein, with product MKELLEVIAKNLVDYPDKVQVTETENERTLVLELKVAPEDMGKVIGKQGRIAKAIRTLVKASGVHEDKKIIVEIIQ
- the rpsP gene encoding 30S ribosomal protein S16, with the translated sequence MAVRIRLKRLGAKKAPFYRIVVADSRTSRNGKSIEEIGYYDPTKEPVVLKVDAEAANKWLTNGAQPSETAKALLKKAGVIGE
- the ffh gene encoding signal recognition particle protein, producing MAFENLSAKLQEVFKQLRGKGVLTEDDVKAAMREVKIALLEADVNFKIVKDFIKTVTERAVGVEVLQGLNPGQQVIKIVNDELISLMGSTQSRLTYSNRPPTVYMMVGLQGAGKTTSSGKLAGQLRKQGRNPLLVACDIYRPAAIKQLQVVGKNYGIPVFEMGTEVSPVEISKKALEYAAEQHHDVVLIDTAGRLHINEELMQELLDIKATVRPQEVLLVVDAMTGQDAVTVAGSFDSQLGVDGIIMTKLDGDARGGAALSVRSVTNKPIKYIGMGEKMEDLEPFYPDRMASRILGMGDVLSLIDKVQQNIDEQEAMEMQKKMRSNEFTLEDFLSQMQQIKKMGPLKDLMGMIPGMNGLNLEKAMEGVDPAKEMVKVEAIIQSMTKEERSNPSILNGPRKKRIANGCGRTIADVNRLLKQFEEMKKMMKQMNNMQKGKKGKLPFFR